In Micromonospora sp. NBC_01813, the following are encoded in one genomic region:
- a CDS encoding ABC transporter substrate-binding protein → MALAAVTLIAACGDGGEGTGTEAPSAGEFDGRAWNTDDLSGSITNVGFGGTFSEAEFEFVWDPFTEITGVEVVEIPWSTDIYNRIESQVAAGRVDIDQFSVTAGNYEQFADCCLEDIDYSLFPQAVLDTMDEQYKLPKAVGYAEASIVLAYSTDAFPDADSQPKTWADFWDVERFPGKRSMQNFEPVKVIEAALLADGVAPDQMYPIDWDRAFAKLEEIKPHVVKWWGSGTEAQQLVATGEATMVAMSNARVEDLIDQEAPVAYTLNEALAHVDFLAVPKGAPNAAASMASIAFRFEESIGARIGEAWRQPIPSTAIYDAADKALADSWTTSTNDVPELGGVPNDITFRIDSFYWYETYPGTDRSNYDVINERFQSFIAS, encoded by the coding sequence GTGGCGCTGGCCGCCGTCACCCTGATCGCCGCATGCGGTGACGGCGGTGAGGGCACCGGAACCGAAGCACCCAGCGCCGGCGAGTTCGACGGTCGTGCCTGGAACACCGACGACCTGAGCGGCAGCATCACCAACGTCGGCTTCGGCGGCACCTTCTCCGAAGCCGAGTTCGAGTTCGTCTGGGACCCGTTCACCGAGATCACCGGGGTCGAGGTCGTCGAGATTCCGTGGTCCACCGACATCTACAACAGAATCGAAAGCCAGGTGGCGGCCGGCCGGGTCGACATCGACCAGTTCAGCGTCACCGCCGGAAACTACGAGCAGTTCGCCGACTGCTGCCTGGAAGACATCGACTACTCGCTGTTCCCGCAGGCCGTACTCGACACGATGGACGAGCAGTACAAGCTGCCGAAGGCGGTCGGCTACGCCGAAGCCTCCATCGTGTTGGCGTACAGCACGGATGCCTTCCCTGACGCGGACTCACAGCCCAAGACGTGGGCCGACTTCTGGGACGTCGAACGGTTCCCCGGCAAGCGCTCCATGCAGAACTTCGAACCGGTGAAGGTCATCGAGGCGGCGCTGCTCGCCGATGGCGTCGCACCGGACCAGATGTACCCGATCGACTGGGACCGGGCCTTCGCCAAGTTGGAGGAGATCAAGCCGCATGTGGTGAAGTGGTGGGGCTCCGGCACCGAGGCACAGCAACTGGTCGCGACCGGCGAGGCAACGATGGTCGCCATGTCCAATGCCCGCGTCGAGGACCTGATCGACCAGGAAGCCCCGGTGGCGTACACCCTCAATGAGGCCTTGGCGCACGTCGACTTCCTCGCGGTGCCCAAGGGCGCGCCGAACGCGGCGGCGTCGATGGCCAGCATCGCCTTCCGGTTCGAGGAGTCGATCGGGGCCCGGATCGGGGAGGCGTGGCGCCAGCCGATTCCGTCGACCGCGATCTACGATGCCGCCGACAAGGCCCTCGCCGACAGTTGGACGACGTCCACGAACGACGTACCGGAACTCGGCGGCGTGCCCAACGACATCACCTTCCGGATTGACTCCTTCTACTGGTACGAGACGTACCCGGGTACCGACCGGAGCAACTACGACGTGATCAACGAGCGTTTCCAGAGCTTCATCGCCAGCTGA
- a CDS encoding thiamine pyrophosphate-binding protein, whose translation MTSGTTLGSAVVRALTGAGVKQIFGIPGSHTLGLYRALDTAPIDHVTARHEQGAGFMADGAARSTGRTAVCSVICGPGVANVATAVGQAYSDAVPMLVLAGDLSRAERDGRGGHAHELRDQDALLRAVTDRVTRANEPEDVLHAVRDALTRRRWGRPAPVAVQVPQDLWESTVVAPATETGRQPEPPDPGAIEEAAAVLVAAHRPVIVAGGGAMGAADDLRALAERLDAPVLTTLNGKGAIDGRHRLHAGLVTQQYGVPDGAAQALLADADVVLAVATELGPTDFWASRPAFGGPLVHVDADPVAIGRHVPAQVAVVGDARDALAQLADLLPPADRSGAGRAAGCRDRLAAEAAPLGAPFAPWIAALRHALPDDGCLAVDSTSANYYGATPLFEVRRPRGWLNPSGLGTLGYAVPAAIGAAVATPGRATVALAGDGGLLFTAPELLVAAERDLPLVTVVWRNGGFGEIARLLREQGAGPVGCEQRAPDYPALAAAIGCRYAEPQTPAGLATAVSEGLTAGSPTLVVVP comes from the coding sequence ATGACCTCCGGAACGACCCTTGGCAGTGCGGTCGTACGGGCGCTGACGGGCGCCGGAGTGAAACAGATCTTTGGCATCCCTGGCTCGCACACCCTCGGCCTGTACCGGGCACTGGATACGGCGCCGATCGACCACGTGACCGCCCGACACGAGCAGGGTGCCGGGTTCATGGCCGACGGTGCGGCGCGTTCGACCGGACGGACGGCGGTCTGCTCGGTGATCTGCGGACCCGGTGTCGCGAACGTGGCCACCGCCGTCGGCCAGGCGTACTCCGACGCCGTCCCGATGTTGGTGCTCGCCGGTGACCTGTCCCGTGCCGAACGCGACGGTCGAGGCGGCCACGCCCACGAGCTGCGTGACCAGGACGCGTTGCTGCGTGCCGTCACCGACCGGGTCACCCGGGCCAACGAACCCGAGGACGTGCTGCACGCTGTCCGCGACGCCCTGACCCGACGCCGGTGGGGGCGCCCCGCGCCGGTGGCGGTGCAGGTGCCACAGGACCTGTGGGAATCGACCGTCGTGGCACCTGCGACCGAGACCGGGCGCCAGCCGGAGCCGCCGGATCCGGGGGCGATCGAGGAGGCCGCCGCGGTCCTCGTCGCCGCCCACCGGCCGGTGATCGTCGCTGGTGGTGGAGCTATGGGCGCCGCCGACGACCTGCGCGCGCTCGCTGAGCGACTTGACGCGCCGGTGCTCACCACCCTCAACGGCAAGGGCGCCATCGACGGCCGGCACCGGCTGCACGCCGGGCTCGTCACCCAGCAGTACGGCGTACCCGACGGCGCGGCCCAGGCCCTGCTCGCCGACGCCGACGTCGTGCTCGCCGTGGCCACCGAGCTCGGACCCACCGACTTCTGGGCGAGCCGGCCTGCGTTCGGCGGCCCGCTGGTGCACGTCGACGCCGACCCGGTGGCGATCGGCCGGCACGTACCGGCCCAGGTCGCCGTCGTCGGTGACGCCCGCGACGCGCTCGCGCAACTGGCCGACCTGCTGCCACCGGCCGACCGGTCCGGTGCCGGCCGCGCCGCCGGGTGCCGCGACCGGCTCGCCGCCGAGGCGGCCCCACTGGGTGCCCCGTTCGCGCCGTGGATCGCCGCGCTGCGTCATGCACTGCCCGACGACGGCTGCCTCGCCGTGGATTCGACCAGTGCCAACTACTACGGCGCCACACCGCTGTTCGAGGTACGCCGGCCACGCGGTTGGCTCAACCCGTCCGGGCTGGGCACGCTCGGGTACGCGGTACCGGCCGCGATCGGCGCGGCGGTGGCCACCCCGGGCCGGGCCACGGTGGCTCTCGCCGGCGACGGCGGCCTGCTGTTCACCGCACCGGAGTTGCTCGTCGCTGCCGAGCGCGACCTGCCGCTGGTCACCGTGGTCTGGCGCAACGGTGGCTTCGGTGAGATCGCCCGGCTGCTGCGCGAGCAGGGCGCCGGCCCGGTCGGTTGCGAGCAGCGGGCGCCCGACTACCCGGCACTGGCCGCCGCGATCGGCTGCCGGTACGCCGAACCGCAAACCCCCGCCGGGCTGGCGACCGCCGTCTCCGAGGGCCTCACCGCCGGGTCGCCGACACTGGTGGTGGTGCCATGA
- a CDS encoding ABC transporter ATP-binding protein, translating to MTKRYHDFEAVRDFDLDVRGGEFLTILGPSGSGKTTVLSMVAGFQAPTSGAIHLGGRRLDALPPERRDVGMVFQSYALFPHMTVQRNVAFPLRMRGVRGAELARRVTHAVDLVQLGAHAHKYPNQLSGGQQQRAALARAIVFEPPVLLMDEPLGALDRRLRESVQFELINLHRQIESTIIYVTHDQDEALTMSDRIVIMNEGRIEQVGTPREIYETPANAFVATFMGESVEFRGRIERITDGIAAVNIAGEARAEGRTGATTAVGDEAVVLVRPERIELSRGGAGADGVPGRVTDVLYMGQRSRYTVSVAGGAILHLTRENTVGTEIYPAGESISLRWSADDAVVLR from the coding sequence GACTTCGACCTCGACGTCCGCGGTGGCGAGTTTCTCACGATCCTGGGACCGTCGGGCAGCGGGAAGACGACAGTGCTGTCCATGGTCGCCGGGTTCCAAGCCCCGACTTCCGGGGCCATCCATCTGGGTGGCCGGCGGCTGGACGCGTTGCCGCCGGAACGCCGCGACGTGGGGATGGTCTTCCAGAGCTATGCGCTCTTCCCACACATGACGGTGCAGCGCAACGTCGCCTTTCCGCTGCGGATGCGTGGTGTCCGGGGGGCGGAGCTGGCTCGCCGGGTGACCCACGCCGTCGACCTGGTGCAGCTGGGCGCGCACGCACACAAGTACCCGAACCAACTCAGTGGCGGTCAGCAGCAGCGGGCGGCGCTCGCTCGGGCGATTGTCTTCGAGCCACCCGTCCTGCTGATGGACGAACCCCTCGGCGCCCTGGACCGGCGCCTGCGGGAATCGGTGCAATTCGAGCTAATCAATCTGCACCGCCAGATCGAGTCGACGATCATCTACGTGACCCATGACCAGGACGAGGCGCTGACCATGAGCGACCGGATCGTGATCATGAACGAGGGTCGGATCGAGCAGGTCGGAACCCCGAGGGAGATCTACGAGACTCCGGCGAACGCCTTCGTCGCGACCTTCATGGGCGAGTCGGTGGAGTTCCGTGGCCGGATCGAGCGAATCACCGACGGCATCGCAGCCGTGAACATCGCGGGCGAGGCCCGGGCCGAGGGCCGCACGGGTGCGACGACCGCGGTCGGCGACGAAGCCGTCGTGCTGGTCCGGCCGGAGCGCATCGAGTTGTCCCGTGGTGGTGCCGGCGCCGACGGGGTGCCCGGACGGGTCACCGATGTGCTGTACATGGGCCAGCGCAGCCGCTACACCGTCAGCGTCGCCGGTGGTGCGATCCTGCACCTGACCAGGGAGAACACCGTCGGCACGGAGATCTACCCGGCAGGCGAGAGCATCAGTTTGCGCTGGTCGGCCGACGACGCGGTGGTGCTGCGGTGA
- a CDS encoding aldehyde dehydrogenase family protein, with the protein MNRGYRSVDPSNGELIADTPASPPKDVTRALETAAATQQRWRTEPPTVRADRLRALSAALGDARDELAQLLVREIGKPVGQAQAEVDKCRALCDGYADQAEALLAPRRPLTGDLPARIRLRPTGVILGVMPWNFPYWQALRFAVPNLLLGNTCLIKPAPNAALATLALTAVADRAGLPPGALTALLVQESGVADVIAHPAVTGVSVTGSVAAGSAIAAMAGAAVKKVVLELGGSDPFIVLADADVPAAAAAAARSRLGNAGQSCVAAKRFLVERPVAEEFVTALTEQFAAQRVGHPADPDTTVGPLARADLRDRLHEQVRASVEAGAKIILGGAPAPGVGYYYPPTVLTDVPVTAPVWRDETFGPVAPVMVADTPQDLLRLADNDEFGLGASVWTASAAQADRFADALAVGMVFVNELVQSDWRLPFGGVRRSGIGRELASEGISEFANIQAHWYGRMRGNQAN; encoded by the coding sequence GTGAACCGCGGCTATCGCAGTGTCGACCCCAGCAACGGCGAGCTGATCGCCGATACCCCGGCCTCGCCTCCGAAGGACGTCACCCGCGCCCTCGAGACCGCTGCCGCCACCCAGCAGCGATGGCGTACCGAGCCGCCGACCGTGCGAGCGGACCGACTGCGTGCGCTGTCGGCGGCGTTGGGCGACGCTCGCGACGAACTCGCCCAGTTGCTGGTTCGTGAAATCGGCAAACCGGTCGGCCAGGCGCAGGCTGAAGTCGACAAGTGCCGAGCGCTCTGCGACGGGTACGCCGACCAGGCCGAAGCGCTGCTCGCGCCGCGCCGGCCACTCACCGGTGACCTTCCAGCGCGGATCCGGCTGCGCCCGACCGGCGTCATTCTGGGCGTGATGCCGTGGAACTTCCCGTACTGGCAGGCGCTCCGTTTCGCGGTGCCCAACCTGCTGCTGGGCAACACCTGCCTGATCAAGCCCGCCCCGAACGCGGCGCTCGCCACATTGGCCCTCACCGCCGTCGCCGACCGGGCCGGGCTGCCCCCGGGGGCGCTGACCGCCCTGCTCGTCCAGGAGTCGGGGGTCGCCGACGTGATCGCACACCCTGCCGTCACCGGAGTGTCGGTGACCGGCAGCGTGGCGGCCGGGTCCGCGATCGCCGCGATGGCGGGGGCAGCGGTCAAGAAGGTGGTGCTGGAACTCGGTGGCAGCGACCCGTTCATCGTGCTGGCGGACGCGGACGTGCCGGCGGCGGCTGCCGCTGCGGCCCGTAGCCGCCTCGGCAACGCCGGACAGAGCTGCGTGGCCGCGAAGCGGTTCCTGGTCGAACGCCCGGTGGCGGAGGAGTTCGTCACCGCGCTCACCGAGCAGTTCGCCGCGCAACGCGTCGGGCACCCCGCGGATCCCGACACCACCGTGGGTCCCCTCGCCCGAGCCGACCTGCGTGACCGTCTGCACGAGCAGGTCCGCGCGTCGGTGGAGGCCGGCGCGAAGATCATCCTCGGTGGAGCGCCGGCCCCCGGGGTCGGCTACTACTATCCGCCCACTGTCCTCACCGATGTCCCCGTCACCGCACCCGTGTGGCGAGACGAGACATTCGGGCCGGTCGCACCCGTGATGGTCGCGGACACCCCGCAGGACCTGCTCCGACTCGCCGACAACGACGAGTTCGGGTTGGGTGCCAGCGTCTGGACGGCTTCCGCCGCACAGGCCGACCGATTCGCCGACGCCCTGGCTGTCGGCATGGTCTTCGTCAATGAACTCGTACAGAGTGACTGGCGTTTGCCCTTCGGCGGAGTCCGCCGATCCGGCATCGGCCGGGAGCTCGCGAGCGAAGGAATCAGCGAGTTCGCCAACATCCAGGCCCACTGGTACGGCCGGATGCGGGGCAACCAGGCCAACTGA
- a CDS encoding aminotransferase family protein: protein MTTTQSGPSRSTVANRTTIASRLWHPFSSLHDTLASEISIVEGKGAQVRDSDGNWYLDATAGLWYANVGHGQLSIATAIAEQAGRLAAYSTFGNLVNPAAAELAERLAELAPMPDPMVFLTSGGSDAVDTAVKIARRYWTLRGEPDRSIVISRESSYHGMHGHGTSLAGIAANAAGYGNTTAPGFVRVPHDDAGALRRAIERLGAEQVAAFFVEPIIGAGGVHPPVSGYLREVAGICRQHGVLLVVDEVVTGFGRTADWFASVSYGLEPDLLLFAKGVTSGYVPLGGVIAARGVWEVFADAAAGMFRHGYTYSGHAVACAAATANLRLLVEHELLDRVAVLADDLATGLSALTVLPGVREVRTAGLLAAVALRTAEDPTLPDRVVRHARAAGVLTRVINGDSLQISPAFVLTDEELGQLVERLGEAIDQAVSDQ from the coding sequence GTGACCACGACGCAGTCCGGACCGAGCCGGTCGACCGTCGCGAACCGGACCACCATCGCCTCAAGGTTGTGGCATCCGTTCTCCAGCCTGCATGACACCCTTGCCAGCGAGATTTCTATCGTGGAAGGGAAGGGCGCACAGGTCCGCGACAGCGACGGCAACTGGTACCTCGACGCCACCGCCGGGCTCTGGTACGCCAACGTCGGGCACGGCCAGTTGAGCATCGCGACCGCCATCGCCGAACAGGCGGGCCGGCTGGCGGCGTACTCGACCTTCGGCAACCTGGTCAATCCGGCTGCGGCCGAACTGGCCGAGCGACTCGCCGAGCTTGCCCCGATGCCCGATCCGATGGTCTTCCTGACCTCCGGTGGCTCCGACGCGGTAGACACCGCAGTGAAGATCGCCCGGCGTTACTGGACGCTGCGCGGCGAACCAGACCGCAGCATCGTCATCTCCCGGGAGTCGTCCTATCACGGCATGCACGGCCACGGGACCTCGCTGGCCGGCATCGCGGCCAACGCGGCCGGCTACGGCAACACCACCGCGCCCGGCTTCGTCCGGGTGCCGCACGACGACGCCGGCGCGCTGCGGAGGGCGATCGAGCGCCTCGGCGCTGAGCAGGTGGCGGCGTTCTTCGTCGAGCCCATCATCGGCGCCGGCGGGGTCCATCCGCCGGTTTCCGGCTACCTACGCGAGGTGGCCGGCATCTGCCGACAGCACGGAGTGCTGCTGGTGGTCGACGAGGTCGTCACCGGCTTCGGGCGCACCGCCGACTGGTTCGCCTCGGTCAGCTACGGCCTGGAGCCGGACCTGTTGCTGTTCGCCAAGGGAGTGACCTCTGGTTACGTCCCACTTGGTGGCGTGATCGCCGCCCGCGGGGTCTGGGAGGTGTTCGCCGACGCTGCCGCCGGCATGTTCCGCCACGGATACACCTATTCGGGACACGCGGTGGCCTGCGCCGCCGCCACGGCGAACCTACGGCTGCTCGTCGAGCACGAGCTACTCGACCGGGTGGCCGTACTCGCCGACGATCTCGCCACCGGGCTGAGCGCACTGACCGTGCTGCCGGGCGTCCGCGAGGTGCGAACGGCAGGTCTGCTGGCAGCCGTCGCGCTGCGCACCGCCGAGGATCCGACGCTGCCGGACCGGGTGGTGCGCCACGCCCGGGCGGCGGGTGTGCTCACCCGCGTGATCAATGGCGACAGTCTGCAGATCTCCCCGGCGTTCGTGCTCACCGATGAGGAACTGGGCCAGCTCGTCGAGCGGCTCGGCGAGGCGATCGACCAGGCGGTGTCCGACCAGTAA
- a CDS encoding aromatic ring-hydroxylating oxygenase subunit alpha, which yields MAELVPTLPAWRYRAGARAEQDRDTIFSRSWQLVALSTELGAPGRFVRAEVAGRGVLVVNHDGELRAYHNVCPHRGAELVTTERGTARSLRCPYHAWTYGLDGRLRAAPGVTPPPALELSNLRVAVRKPFVFVSLSADTPPFEEMFGAMFDSIADLGVDLPALASAATVETITFPIRADWKIVVENSLECYHCAVAHPGLASSLDLRAYRQQTSTWWSVQRSPMRGEAGGRGTDIGPHARTAAGQDGYVEARFHFLFPNLFVSIWPGSAGFSCTQVLPLPDGTTRTVYRRFHGPASTESERTDNREFIQRVIDEDVALCESVQRGLDSGAIPHGWLRVGGSGADESCIAHFEGLVRRLAGESGGPG from the coding sequence ATGGCCGAGCTGGTGCCGACTCTGCCGGCATGGCGTTACCGGGCGGGCGCCCGGGCCGAGCAGGACCGGGACACGATCTTCAGCCGCAGCTGGCAGCTGGTGGCGCTGAGCACCGAACTCGGCGCGCCGGGCCGGTTCGTCCGAGCCGAGGTTGCTGGCCGTGGTGTGCTCGTGGTCAACCACGACGGCGAACTTCGCGCCTATCACAACGTCTGCCCGCACCGCGGTGCGGAACTGGTCACCACCGAGCGGGGCACCGCCCGCAGCCTGCGTTGTCCTTACCACGCCTGGACCTACGGGCTCGACGGCCGGCTGCGCGCCGCGCCGGGGGTGACACCCCCACCGGCGCTGGAGCTGTCCAACCTCCGGGTGGCGGTCCGCAAGCCCTTCGTGTTCGTCAGCCTTTCGGCGGACACTCCGCCGTTCGAGGAGATGTTCGGCGCGATGTTCGACTCGATCGCCGACCTCGGTGTGGACCTGCCGGCGCTTGCGTCGGCCGCCACCGTGGAGACGATCACCTTCCCGATCCGGGCGGACTGGAAGATCGTCGTGGAGAACTCGTTGGAGTGCTACCACTGCGCGGTCGCCCACCCGGGCCTGGCCAGTTCGCTGGACCTGCGGGCGTACCGGCAGCAGACCAGTACCTGGTGGAGCGTGCAGCGTTCACCGATGCGTGGCGAGGCCGGCGGGCGTGGCACCGACATCGGTCCACATGCCCGCACCGCCGCCGGACAGGATGGGTACGTCGAGGCGAGGTTCCACTTCCTCTTCCCGAACCTGTTCGTCTCCATCTGGCCCGGCTCGGCCGGCTTCTCCTGCACCCAGGTCCTGCCGTTGCCCGACGGCACGACCCGGACGGTGTACCGACGATTTCACGGACCGGCCTCGACCGAGTCGGAGCGAACGGACAACCGGGAGTTCATCCAGCGGGTGATCGACGAGGACGTGGCGCTGTGCGAATCGGTCCAGCGAGGGCTGGATTCCGGGGCGATTCCGCACGGCTGGCTGCGGGTGGGCGGCAGCGGCGCCGACGAGTCGTGCATCGCGCACTTCGAGGGACTGGTCCGTCGGCTGGCGGGGGAGTCCGGTGGGCCGGGCTGA
- a CDS encoding LacI family DNA-binding transcriptional regulator, translating to MTTGPGVAAPPPGQRRKVSSHDIARLAGVSQSTVSRVLNNHPRITAVTRNRVMAAMEQLRYTPNAAARTLITGRSQLIGLVVSNITNPFYPQLIEAIVATAAEHDYNVVLGNTQESPRRQLDYLKLLVEHQVDGAILTSALQSGSDDLHRVIRAGTPVVLVNRTLSGGELDSVHIDNRRGGALATQHLIRLGHRRIAFAGGREDTSTNRLRLDGYRQAMSESGIEIDPALVVHGDFTHLSGGITAHRLLAVGQPPTAVVCADDVIAFGCIDALHDRRVRVPEDVAVVGFDDVPVAALKGIGLTTVRQPAPEMGRRAFDLLLRRITGEDPARPPVEEVLPAELVIRDTCGARLVSRG from the coding sequence ATGACTACTGGACCCGGCGTGGCAGCGCCGCCGCCCGGCCAACGCCGGAAGGTGAGCAGCCACGACATCGCCCGACTGGCGGGCGTGTCGCAGTCGACGGTCTCCCGCGTGCTCAACAACCACCCCCGGATAACCGCGGTCACGCGTAACCGGGTGATGGCCGCGATGGAGCAACTGCGATACACGCCGAACGCCGCAGCGCGAACCCTCATCACCGGCCGCAGCCAGCTGATCGGCCTCGTCGTCTCCAACATCACCAACCCGTTCTACCCGCAACTGATCGAGGCCATCGTGGCCACCGCAGCGGAGCACGACTACAACGTCGTGCTGGGCAACACGCAGGAGAGCCCGCGACGCCAGTTGGACTACCTCAAGCTGCTGGTGGAGCACCAGGTCGACGGCGCGATTCTCACCTCGGCGCTGCAGAGTGGCAGCGACGATCTGCACCGGGTCATCCGGGCAGGAACCCCGGTCGTGCTGGTCAACCGGACGCTGTCCGGGGGCGAGTTGGACAGCGTGCACATCGACAACCGGCGTGGCGGCGCCCTCGCCACCCAACATCTGATCCGGCTCGGGCACCGCCGGATCGCTTTCGCCGGCGGACGAGAGGACACCTCGACCAACCGGCTGCGGCTGGACGGATACCGGCAAGCGATGTCCGAATCCGGCATCGAGATCGACCCGGCCTTGGTGGTCCACGGCGACTTCACCCATCTCAGCGGTGGGATAACCGCCCACCGGCTGCTGGCCGTCGGGCAGCCGCCCACCGCGGTCGTCTGCGCCGACGACGTGATCGCGTTCGGCTGCATCGACGCGCTGCATGACCGGCGGGTCCGGGTGCCGGAGGACGTCGCGGTCGTAGGCTTCGATGACGTCCCGGTCGCGGCGCTGAAGGGCATCGGACTGACCACCGTCCGTCAGCCCGCACCCGAGATGGGACGCCGGGCGTTCGACCTGCTCCTGCGCCGGATCACCGGCGAGGACCCGGCCCGGCCGCCGGTCGAGGAGGTGCTTCCGGCCGAGTTGGTCATCCGGGACACCTGCGGCGCGCGTCTGGTCAGCCGCGGCTGA
- a CDS encoding ABC transporter permease subunit yields the protein MTSTPVRDSAASHAVPDPTTERPPSATPTRAPRRTRVDRMAWLLLPLLVFYAGTLAYPVIRLVTQSMPDGDPLRHYQTLLTESLYLEALVRTFAYATVATLGALAIGYPLAYLMSHGPRLTRAVVTTLIVIPFFVALLVRTFGWMTILARNGPVNNALLGLGLIDEPIQLMYTQQAVLVGMVAVLLPYMVLPLYTVMRRIDHRLTQAANGLGAGGPAAFAFVFLPLSMPGVLAGCVLVFMLGLGFFITPDLLGGSGEQVYPVLLNRTLTTAVGEPAFASAMSVVLLFASFVVLVVVSRIVPIGSIWRPENIAPPRRSNRPLDTGWRSVGVLMWLGRLPGVVYRAPGNVLAGIGLALCLVPMLAAVLMSFQRSTFAAFPSTDLTTQWYREFLSDARWVDAFVTSLQLGAVVAVVVTILSTLAAVALVRGTFPGKDLIMGLIATPLIIPSVALAFGLYLVLFNLRLDGTFAGLVIGHSIPAVPLVTLILVANLRAFDYRLEQAARGLGASPLRAFLTVTLPVLRPGFLVAAFFGFLTSFDELVFTLTLAGTQIRTLPLRLWEDLHVRFSPILAVVSVAEMIVVITVLGVVAAMLRLRQRRTGMKGSIL from the coding sequence GTGACCAGCACTCCGGTACGGGACTCCGCAGCGAGCCACGCCGTGCCGGATCCGACTACCGAGCGGCCACCCTCGGCGACCCCGACCCGGGCACCTCGGCGCACGCGGGTCGATCGGATGGCGTGGCTGCTGCTGCCGCTGTTGGTGTTCTACGCGGGTACGCTCGCCTATCCGGTGATCCGGCTGGTCACGCAGAGCATGCCGGACGGCGATCCGCTGCGTCACTACCAGACGCTGCTGACCGAGTCGCTCTACCTGGAGGCGTTGGTCCGTACCTTCGCGTACGCGACGGTGGCGACCCTCGGCGCGCTGGCTATCGGCTACCCGCTGGCGTACCTCATGTCGCACGGACCCCGGCTGACCCGGGCCGTGGTCACCACCCTGATCGTCATTCCCTTCTTCGTCGCCCTGCTGGTCAGGACGTTCGGCTGGATGACGATCCTGGCCCGCAACGGGCCGGTGAACAACGCGCTGCTCGGCCTGGGTCTGATCGACGAGCCGATCCAGCTCATGTACACCCAGCAGGCGGTGCTCGTCGGCATGGTCGCGGTGCTGCTGCCGTACATGGTGCTGCCGCTGTACACGGTGATGCGGCGGATCGATCACCGGCTCACCCAGGCCGCCAACGGGCTCGGCGCCGGCGGACCCGCGGCGTTCGCCTTCGTCTTCCTGCCGCTGAGCATGCCCGGGGTGCTGGCCGGATGCGTTCTGGTCTTCATGCTCGGCCTCGGCTTCTTCATCACTCCGGATCTGCTTGGCGGTTCCGGTGAGCAGGTCTACCCGGTGTTGCTCAACCGGACGCTGACCACTGCGGTCGGCGAGCCGGCGTTCGCCTCGGCGATGTCGGTGGTGCTGCTGTTCGCCTCGTTCGTGGTGCTGGTGGTGGTGTCCCGGATCGTGCCGATCGGCTCGATCTGGCGCCCAGAGAACATCGCCCCGCCCCGTCGGTCCAACCGACCCCTGGACACCGGGTGGCGCAGCGTGGGAGTGCTGATGTGGCTCGGTCGGCTGCCGGGTGTGGTCTACCGCGCACCCGGCAATGTCCTGGCCGGCATCGGACTCGCCCTGTGCCTCGTGCCGATGCTCGCGGCCGTGCTGATGTCGTTCCAACGGTCGACCTTCGCAGCCTTCCCGTCCACCGACCTGACGACCCAGTGGTACCGCGAGTTCCTGTCCGACGCGCGATGGGTGGACGCCTTCGTCACCAGCCTGCAGTTGGGCGCGGTAGTCGCGGTCGTCGTCACGATTCTCAGCACACTGGCAGCGGTCGCGCTGGTCCGTGGCACCTTCCCCGGCAAGGACCTGATCATGGGTCTGATCGCCACCCCACTGATCATCCCCAGCGTGGCACTCGCGTTCGGGCTGTACCTGGTGCTGTTCAACCTGAGACTGGACGGCACCTTCGCCGGGCTCGTGATCGGACACTCCATCCCGGCGGTGCCACTGGTCACCTTGATCCTGGTCGCCAACCTGCGGGCGTTCGACTACCGGCTGGAACAGGCCGCACGAGGGCTCGGGGCGTCACCGCTGCGAGCCTTTCTGACGGTCACCCTCCCGGTGCTGCGACCCGGATTCCTGGTGGCCGCCTTCTTCGGCTTCCTCACCAGCTTCGATGAACTTGTCTTCACCCTGACACTCGCCGGCACTCAGATCCGCACCCTTCCGCTGCGGCTCTGGGAGGACCTGCACGTGCGCTTCTCGCCGATTCTGGCGGTTGTCTCGGTCGCCGAGATGATCGTGGTGATCACCGTGCTCGGCGTGGTGGCAGCCATGCTCCGGCTACGTCAACGCCGCACCGGCATGAAGGGATCCATCCTGTGA